In Patescibacteria group bacterium, the sequence TAATTATTGGCGGCATTGCTTTAAGTACGGGGACTTCTGTTTCAACAAGCAATAAAATTCGGGAAAACACAAAAGCCACCTATATTATTCAAAGAGCGCTTGAAGAGATAAAAATGATGAGTGAAAGCAATTGGTTGCTTTTGTATTGTCCGCCAAGTGGAAGTTGTCCGGGCAATAAAGGACCAAGCAATCGCTATTATATTTCAAATTGGATAATTCAAAATGGTTCAGTTTCAACAACTATTGAAGGAATAGAATATGGATATTATTTCTACATCGAAAATGTTAATAGAGATTCACAGCAAAATATTGTTTCATCGGGTGGTAGCGAAGATCCTTCAACACAAAAAATAACAGTTGTAGTTAATTGGGCGCCCAGCAATTCACTTTCGATAAGCGAATATATTATGCGCACAACTTCTGCGTCTTTTTCTGATCGCGCTTGGAATTCCTCGCTAACGGATAGCGGTGGTGTTTATAGTAATGCTGTAGGGTATTATGCGACAACTTCTGGAAATCTTGTAATTCAAAATGGTGTTTTGAGTTTGAATCCCACCACAGGTGGCGGCTCCTTTACTTCTGTAATTTTTGATACTGGTCGGCCCAATGGTGTTGCGTTTAATGCCATCAAATGGAAGGGGGGATTGCCAACAAGCGCTCGTGTTAGATTGCAGTTTGCCAGCTCTAATTCAACTACAACATGGAATTTTATTGGTCCCGATGGTACTTCTGCTACGTATTATGAGGCAGCTGGTCCAGATCAATTCATTCCGATTTCTTTGCAATACCACAATAATCATCGCTATTTTCGTTATAAAATTTATTTAGATCCCACTTCAGATTATAGCAGCAGTCCAACTGTTTATCGAGTTATGATAACATACTCGCCCTAATATGAGAAATAAATTTTTACAACAAAAGGGATTTTCTTTGCTGCCAACAGTTCTTGTTACGAGTATTATTATCGCCGAAGTTGGAATTGCGTTGACTTTTGTAATGTATATGGCAAATTCCGCCAGTTATAGTTCTCGACTGCTTCAGGAGGCTTACTCTTGCGCCAAATCGGGAATTGATGATGCGCTTTTGCGTTTAATTAGAAATAAAGATTTTTATTCTACTGAAGGCTATAATTTTACCATTGGTCGTTGTAATGCTGTTGTTGAGGTAGAAAAAGATGTCCCTGCTCAATATAATTCTCAAATTACTGTAACCGCTTCTGTTTTTAATCGTCAAAAAAAATTAAGAGCAATAGTTAGTATTGACCCTGATGCTGCCGAAATATTTCTCGTCTCTTT encodes:
- a CDS encoding type II secretion system GspH family protein; this encodes MFKFNVKDQKGQMLAEILVAVVLAGIIIGGIALSTGTSVSTSNKIRENTKATYIIQRALEEIKMMSESNWLLLYCPPSGSCPGNKGPSNRYYISNWIIQNGSVSTTIEGIEYGYYFYIENVNRDSQQNIVSSGGSEDPSTQKITVVVNWAPSNSLSISEYIMRTTSASFSDRAWNSSLTDSGGVYSNAVGYYATTSGNLVIQNGVLSLNPTTGGGSFTSVIFDTGRPNGVAFNAIKWKGGLPTSARVRLQFASSNSTTTWNFIGPDGTSATYYEAAGPDQFIPISLQYHNNHRYFRYKIYLDPTSDYSSSPTVYRVMITYSP